In the genome of Sphaeramia orbicularis chromosome 13, fSphaOr1.1, whole genome shotgun sequence, one region contains:
- the apbb1 gene encoding amyloid-beta A4 precursor protein-binding family B member 1 isoform X2 — translation MGGHEDEDMPYIASKQKQDEELKNKLNDSSHWCDQESTGNNAKWVKEGQNQLRKVAENQQDQDHNCNISQNGNKEDFAPQNTTQEEQQGNEEQTKSPKIAMTPGLNQEESKNILNEPLLIDTLESTEEKENKREEDDKEKEEKSEEDEETSGVTRGEKVAEAQSNAESHREGSVVGRNACLLFSNMNGTPVDEETSWSALSQDNTGDSSPNGNRESFWDSSAFETDTDLPSGWMRVRDTSGTYYWHIPTGTTQWEPPSPLGKVGDSIMSSSMSLETTPCEEPEESWTHLSNTDEGTGEGEGELWKEGEVASDQSLKEFEGATLRYASINLNYNCSQSEEEEKLAPLSTGLETKCFAVRSLGWVEMSEEDMAPGKSSVAVNNCIRQLSYHKHNIHDTAGIWGEGKDMLMVLENDTMNLIDPLGQTLLHTQPIGSIRVWGVGRDNGRDFAYVARDNLTQVLKCHVFRCDSPAKNIATSLHEMCSKIMNERKASKPGASRFNSDPNKPMVIPIEEFPAPKNELFQRFHVYYLGCEPVAKPVGMDVINEAVAAAMDGKDKSDWTPVSVNIAPATLTILSRQDEEVLSECRVRFLSFMGVGKDVHTFAFIMAEGPRDFTCHMFWCEPNAASLSEAVQAACMLRYQKCLDARPPSLASCLPTPPADSVARRVKKGVQSLLGSFKSYRSGSQSP, via the exons ATGGGTGGCCATGAAGACGAAGACATGCCATATATTGCGAGCAAACAAAAGCAAGATGAAGAGTTAAAAAATAAACTCAACGATAGCAGCCATTGGTGTGATCAGGAATCCACTGGCAACAATGCTAAGTGGGTCAAGGAAGGCCAGAACCAGCTGCGGAAAGTAGCCGAGAACCAGCAGGACCAGGATCATAACTGCAATATCAGCCAAAATGGCAACAAGGAGGATTTCGCTCCCCAGAACACCACTCAGGAAGAACAACAGGGAAACGAAGAACAGACCAAGTCTCCTAAAATAGCAATGACCCCTGGTCTCAATCAGGAGGAGTCCAAGAACATCCTTAATGAGCCACTTCTCATTGACACTCTGGAGTCCACAGAAGAGAAAGAGAATAAGAGGGAAGAAGATGATAAGGAGAAGGAAGAAAAatcagaggaagatgaagagacaTCAGGGGTTACCAGAGGAGAAAAAGTGGCAGAAGCGCAGAGTAATGCAGAGTCCCACCGAGAGGGCAGTGTTGTGGGGAGGAATGCCTGCCTCCTCTTCTCCAACATGAATGGGACACCTGTTGATGAAGAGACCAGCTGGTCAGCCCTGTCTCAGGACAACACAGGAGACAGCTCTCCAAATGGCAACAGAG AGTCCTTCTGGGATTCCAGTGCTTTTGAGACGGACACAGACCTGCCCTCAGGATGGATGAGAGTTCGAGACACATCAGGCACATACTACTGGCATATCCCCACAGGCACCACACAGTGGGAGCCTCCTTCACCCCTGGGTAAAGTGGGCGACTCTATAATGTCCTCCAGTATGTCCCTGGAGACAACACCCTGTGAGGAGCCTGAG GAGTCTTGGACTCACCTTTCCAATACAGATGAAGGCACTGGTGAAGGGGAAGGGGAACTATGGAAG GAGGGAGAAGTCGCATCGGATCAAAGTCTGAAGGAGTTTGAGGGAGCAACTCTACGCTATGCATCCATTAACCTGAA CTACAATTGCTCCCAGTCTGAAGAAGAGGAAAAGCTCGCTCCACTGTCTACAGGGTTAGAAACCAAG tgttttgcaGTGCGTTCCCTCGGCTGGGTGGAGATGTCTGAGGAGGACATGGCTCCAGGCAAGAGCAGCGTTGCTGTCAACAATTGCATCAGGCAGCTTTCTTATCACAAACACAACATTCATGACACTGCTGGTATCTGGGGAGAG GGTAAGGATATGCTGATGGTCCTGGAGAATGACACCATGAATCTGATTGACCCTTTGGGCCAGACACTGCTTCACACTCAGCCAATAGGCAGCATCCGTGTTTGGGGTGTTGGTAGAGACAATGGCAG GGATTTTGCTTATGTGGCTCGAGACAACCTGACTCAAGTTCTCAAGTGTCATGTTTTCCGCTGTGATTCACCTGCCAAGAACATTGCCACCAGTTTACATGAGATGTGCTCAAAG ataatgaatgaaagaaaggCATCCAAGCCGGGGGCGAGTAGGTTCAACTCCGATCCCAATAAACCTATGGTCATCCCTATTGAAG AGTTTCCTGCTCCAAAAAATGAACTTTTCCAGCGCTTCCATGTTTATTACCTTGGTTGTGAACCTGTGGCAAAGCCAGTGG GAATGGATGTAATCAATGAAGCAGTAGCAGCTGCAATGGACGGCAAAGACAAAAGTGACTGGACTCCTGTCTCCGTGAATATCGCACCAGCCACACTAACAATACTATCAAGACAG GATGAGGAGGTGCTGTCAGAGTGCAGGGTGCGTTTTCTGTCTTTCATGGGTGTGGGGAAAGATGTTCACACCTTTGCTTTCATCATGGCGGAGGGACCACGAGACTTCACCTGTCATATGTTTTGGTGCGAACCCAATGCTGCCAGTCTGAGTGAAGCTGTACAGGCTGCCTGTATG CTTCGATACCAGAAATGTCTGGATGCACGTCCGCCGAGCCTCGCCTCCTGCCTGCCCACTCCCCCTGCTGATTCTGTGGCTCGACGGGTCAAGAAGGGGGTCCAGAGTCTGCTGGGCAGCTTTAAGAGCTACAGGTCAGGCTCTCAATCTCCTTGA
- the apbb1 gene encoding amyloid-beta A4 precursor protein-binding family B member 1 isoform X1, which yields MGGHEDEDMPYIASKQKQDEELKNKLNDSSHWCDQESTGNNAKWVKEGQNQLRKVAENQQDQDHNCNISQNGNKEDFAPQNTTQEEQQGNEEQTKSPKIAMTPGLNQEESKNILNEPLLIDTLESTEEKENKREEDDKEKEEKSEEDEETSGVTRGEKVAEAQSNAESHREGSVVGRNACLLFSNMNGTPVDEETSWSALSQDNTGDSSPNGNRESFWDSSAFETDTDLPSGWMRVRDTSGTYYWHIPTGTTQWEPPSPLGKVGDSIMSSSMSLETTPCEEPEESWTHLSNTDEGTGEGEGELWKEGEVASDQSLKEFEGATLRYASINLNYNCSQSEEEEKLAPLSTGLETKCFAVRSLGWVEMSEEDMAPGKSSVAVNNCIRQLSYHKHNIHDTAGIWGEGKDMLMVLENDTMNLIDPLGQTLLHTQPIGSIRVWGVGRDNGRERDFAYVARDNLTQVLKCHVFRCDSPAKNIATSLHEMCSKIMNERKASKPGASRFNSDPNKPMVIPIEEFPAPKNELFQRFHVYYLGCEPVAKPVGMDVINEAVAAAMDGKDKSDWTPVSVNIAPATLTILSRQDEEVLSECRVRFLSFMGVGKDVHTFAFIMAEGPRDFTCHMFWCEPNAASLSEAVQAACMLRYQKCLDARPPSLASCLPTPPADSVARRVKKGVQSLLGSFKSYRSGSQSP from the exons ATGGGTGGCCATGAAGACGAAGACATGCCATATATTGCGAGCAAACAAAAGCAAGATGAAGAGTTAAAAAATAAACTCAACGATAGCAGCCATTGGTGTGATCAGGAATCCACTGGCAACAATGCTAAGTGGGTCAAGGAAGGCCAGAACCAGCTGCGGAAAGTAGCCGAGAACCAGCAGGACCAGGATCATAACTGCAATATCAGCCAAAATGGCAACAAGGAGGATTTCGCTCCCCAGAACACCACTCAGGAAGAACAACAGGGAAACGAAGAACAGACCAAGTCTCCTAAAATAGCAATGACCCCTGGTCTCAATCAGGAGGAGTCCAAGAACATCCTTAATGAGCCACTTCTCATTGACACTCTGGAGTCCACAGAAGAGAAAGAGAATAAGAGGGAAGAAGATGATAAGGAGAAGGAAGAAAAatcagaggaagatgaagagacaTCAGGGGTTACCAGAGGAGAAAAAGTGGCAGAAGCGCAGAGTAATGCAGAGTCCCACCGAGAGGGCAGTGTTGTGGGGAGGAATGCCTGCCTCCTCTTCTCCAACATGAATGGGACACCTGTTGATGAAGAGACCAGCTGGTCAGCCCTGTCTCAGGACAACACAGGAGACAGCTCTCCAAATGGCAACAGAG AGTCCTTCTGGGATTCCAGTGCTTTTGAGACGGACACAGACCTGCCCTCAGGATGGATGAGAGTTCGAGACACATCAGGCACATACTACTGGCATATCCCCACAGGCACCACACAGTGGGAGCCTCCTTCACCCCTGGGTAAAGTGGGCGACTCTATAATGTCCTCCAGTATGTCCCTGGAGACAACACCCTGTGAGGAGCCTGAG GAGTCTTGGACTCACCTTTCCAATACAGATGAAGGCACTGGTGAAGGGGAAGGGGAACTATGGAAG GAGGGAGAAGTCGCATCGGATCAAAGTCTGAAGGAGTTTGAGGGAGCAACTCTACGCTATGCATCCATTAACCTGAA CTACAATTGCTCCCAGTCTGAAGAAGAGGAAAAGCTCGCTCCACTGTCTACAGGGTTAGAAACCAAG tgttttgcaGTGCGTTCCCTCGGCTGGGTGGAGATGTCTGAGGAGGACATGGCTCCAGGCAAGAGCAGCGTTGCTGTCAACAATTGCATCAGGCAGCTTTCTTATCACAAACACAACATTCATGACACTGCTGGTATCTGGGGAGAG GGTAAGGATATGCTGATGGTCCTGGAGAATGACACCATGAATCTGATTGACCCTTTGGGCCAGACACTGCTTCACACTCAGCCAATAGGCAGCATCCGTGTTTGGGGTGTTGGTAGAGACAATGGCAG GGAAAG GGATTTTGCTTATGTGGCTCGAGACAACCTGACTCAAGTTCTCAAGTGTCATGTTTTCCGCTGTGATTCACCTGCCAAGAACATTGCCACCAGTTTACATGAGATGTGCTCAAAG ataatgaatgaaagaaaggCATCCAAGCCGGGGGCGAGTAGGTTCAACTCCGATCCCAATAAACCTATGGTCATCCCTATTGAAG AGTTTCCTGCTCCAAAAAATGAACTTTTCCAGCGCTTCCATGTTTATTACCTTGGTTGTGAACCTGTGGCAAAGCCAGTGG GAATGGATGTAATCAATGAAGCAGTAGCAGCTGCAATGGACGGCAAAGACAAAAGTGACTGGACTCCTGTCTCCGTGAATATCGCACCAGCCACACTAACAATACTATCAAGACAG GATGAGGAGGTGCTGTCAGAGTGCAGGGTGCGTTTTCTGTCTTTCATGGGTGTGGGGAAAGATGTTCACACCTTTGCTTTCATCATGGCGGAGGGACCACGAGACTTCACCTGTCATATGTTTTGGTGCGAACCCAATGCTGCCAGTCTGAGTGAAGCTGTACAGGCTGCCTGTATG CTTCGATACCAGAAATGTCTGGATGCACGTCCGCCGAGCCTCGCCTCCTGCCTGCCCACTCCCCCTGCTGATTCTGTGGCTCGACGGGTCAAGAAGGGGGTCCAGAGTCTGCTGGGCAGCTTTAAGAGCTACAGGTCAGGCTCTCAATCTCCTTGA